A part of Hydrogenobacter sp. T-8 genomic DNA contains:
- a CDS encoding type II toxin-antitoxin system HicA family toxin — protein sequence MLLSNGFKLLRTKGSHRIYGKGKLRIVIPFHAGKTLHPKIVKQIFKAIEESG from the coding sequence TTGCTATTATCCAATGGCTTTAAACTGTTAAGGACAAAAGGAAGCCATAGAATTTACGGCAAGGGAAAACTGAGGATTGTTATTCCTTTTCATGCTGGAAAAACACTGCATCCCAAGATAGTCAAACAGATATTCAAGGCTATAGAAGAGTCTGGCTAA
- a CDS encoding type II toxin-antitoxin system HicB family antitoxin → MAYLVIVERDQHGFYAYCPELPGCQTQGETFEEVMKNIREAIELYLETLTEEELTELKAKEIITALVEV, encoded by the coding sequence ATGGCATACCTTGTGATTGTTGAAAGGGACCAGCATGGTTTTTACGCTTACTGTCCTGAACTTCCTGGCTGTCAGACACAGGGAGAAACTTTTGAAGAAGTTATGAAAAACATCAGAGAAGCCATAGAGCTATACCTTGAGACACTTACAGAAGAGGAGCTGACGGAGCTTAAAGCTAAAGAAATCATAACCGCCCTCGTGGAAGTTTAA